Proteins from one Pontibacter korlensis genomic window:
- a CDS encoding peptidylprolyl isomerase: MKTAEIHTAKGVMKVEFYEKDAPNTVNNFVKLAKDGFYDGLTFHRVIPDFVIQGGCPNTREGAKGVPGTGGPGYKIDCELTGENQYHDRGVLSMAHAGRNTGGSQFFICHSRNNTAHLDRNHTVFGKVVEGVDVIDQIRANDRIEKIVVNEE; encoded by the coding sequence ATGAAAACTGCAGAAATCCATACTGCCAAAGGAGTAATGAAAGTTGAATTCTATGAGAAGGACGCTCCTAATACTGTTAATAACTTTGTGAAGCTGGCTAAAGATGGCTTCTACGATGGCCTTACTTTTCACCGTGTTATTCCTGACTTCGTGATTCAGGGTGGCTGCCCTAACACCCGTGAGGGCGCTAAAGGTGTACCTGGCACAGGTGGCCCAGGCTACAAGATTGATTGCGAACTGACTGGTGAGAACCAATACCATGATCGTGGCGTGTTGAGCATGGCTCACGCTGGCCGTAACACTGGTGGCTCGCAGTTCTTTATTTGCCATAGCCGCAATAACACTGCTCACCTGGACCGCAACCACACTGTATTCGGTAAAGTGGTGGAAGGTGTAGACGTAATTGATCAGATCCGGGCTAACGACCGCATCGAGAAGATTGTAGTGAACGAGGAGTAA
- a CDS encoding peroxiredoxin, whose product MAVLVGKKAPSFKTMAVENGEFVEDFSLEQYIGKKHVIFYFYPMDFTFVCPTEIIAFQDRMEEFERKGVAVVGCSTDTHFSHFAWLNTPREQGGIEGVNYPLVADAAKTIAQNYDVLAGHYEYNEEGEVTFVGEPVAYRGLFLIDKEGVVRHQVVNDLPLGRSIDEALRMVDALQYFEEKGEVCPANWSEGQEGMQATKEGVSNYLSKNAAH is encoded by the coding sequence ATGGCAGTATTAGTAGGTAAAAAAGCACCTTCGTTCAAGACAATGGCCGTTGAAAACGGTGAGTTTGTAGAAGACTTTTCATTAGAGCAGTACATTGGCAAGAAGCACGTAATTTTCTATTTTTACCCAATGGACTTCACTTTTGTGTGCCCAACTGAGATCATCGCTTTCCAAGACAGAATGGAAGAGTTTGAGCGCAAAGGTGTAGCTGTAGTAGGTTGCTCTACTGACACGCACTTCTCTCACTTCGCATGGTTGAACACTCCGCGTGAGCAGGGTGGTATCGAAGGCGTAAACTACCCACTTGTAGCTGACGCTGCAAAAACTATTGCACAGAACTACGACGTTCTGGCTGGTCACTATGAGTATAACGAAGAAGGTGAAGTTACTTTTGTAGGTGAGCCTGTTGCTTACCGTGGTCTGTTCCTGATCGACAAAGAAGGTGTTGTTCGTCACCAAGTAGTGAACGACCTGCCACTTGGCCGCTCTATCGACGAAGCACTACGTATGGTAGATGCTCTGCAGTATTTCGAGGAGAAAGGCGAGGTTTGCCCAGCTAACTGGTCAGAAGGTCAGGAAGGTATGCAAGCTACTAAAGAAGGTGTATCTAACTACCTTTCTAAAAACGCAGCTCACTAA
- the fbp gene encoding class 1 fructose-bisphosphatase — MNDKLGLPVGTTLDRFIMRKQEDFPYATGELSQLLRDIALAAKIVNREINRAGLLDVTGAYGQQNVQGEDQQKLDVIANIRFIRALRNGGEVCTIVSEEEDGVIQTGNTKGKYIVAIDPLDGSSNIDVNVSIGTIFSIYRRLSDQGCDGTMEDCLQSGVRQVGAGYVIYGSSTMLVYTTGNGVNGFTYDMTLGEFFLSHPNICTPKTGSIYSINEGSFNSFPDGVKQYVNYCKENNYSARYIGSLVADFHRNLLKGGIYMYPPTAKSPNGKLRLMYECNALAFIVEQAGGKATNGSQRIMELVPTELHQRCPLFIGSTEMVNKVEEYLKAEVEVH, encoded by the coding sequence ATGAACGACAAACTCGGACTGCCTGTAGGCACTACGCTAGACAGGTTTATCATGAGAAAGCAGGAGGACTTCCCTTATGCCACAGGGGAGCTGTCTCAGCTACTGCGCGACATAGCGCTTGCGGCCAAAATCGTAAACCGCGAAATAAACCGTGCAGGTCTGCTGGATGTAACCGGCGCCTATGGTCAGCAGAACGTGCAAGGCGAGGACCAGCAAAAGCTGGACGTTATTGCCAACATCCGCTTTATACGGGCCTTGCGCAATGGGGGAGAGGTTTGTACCATTGTTTCGGAGGAAGAAGACGGCGTAATCCAGACGGGCAACACCAAGGGCAAGTACATTGTAGCTATTGACCCTCTGGATGGCTCTTCCAATATCGATGTGAACGTGTCGATTGGTACCATCTTCTCTATCTACCGCCGCCTGTCTGACCAAGGCTGTGATGGCACCATGGAAGACTGCCTGCAAAGCGGTGTAAGACAGGTAGGAGCAGGCTATGTGATTTATGGCTCTTCTACCATGCTGGTTTACACAACAGGTAATGGCGTAAACGGCTTTACCTACGACATGACGCTAGGCGAATTCTTCCTCTCTCACCCAAACATCTGCACTCCTAAAACAGGCTCTATCTACTCAATTAATGAGGGTAGTTTTAACTCGTTTCCGGATGGTGTGAAGCAGTATGTTAACTACTGCAAAGAAAACAATTACTCTGCCCGTTACATTGGCTCACTGGTGGCAGATTTTCACCGTAACCTGCTGAAGGGTGGTATTTACATGTATCCACCAACAGCTAAATCACCTAACGGAAAGCTGCGCCTGATGTATGAATGTAATGCCCTAGCCTTTATTGTAGAACAGGCAGGCGGTAAGGCCACTAACGGTTCTCAGCGCATTATGGAGCTGGTGCCAACAGAATTACATCAGCGTTGCCCACTATTCATCGGTTCTACCGAGATGGTGAATAAAGTAGAAGAGTATCTAAAAGCAGAAGTAGAAGTACACTAA
- a CDS encoding fasciclin domain-containing protein translates to MKTIKVMAYALAICCSTALASCGTNEENANNEAQREAGTNLREEPGSRGTNQNTPGKQAREGELGNDPVDASMTGSRIGGNVMVPSKNIVENINANEKLQVLAAAVNQAEMVKTLNGSGPYTVFAPQSEAFKQMQNGGIEKMVEGGNSQQLTSLLQNHVVAGKLTAADLTDGATLKTLGGQQLSVTKKGNDILVNGAKVVEADGMSTNGVIHVVEKVLVKQQAQ, encoded by the coding sequence ATGAAAACAATAAAAGTAATGGCATATGCCTTAGCCATTTGCTGTAGCACAGCGCTAGCAAGCTGTGGCACAAATGAAGAGAATGCGAATAACGAGGCCCAAAGAGAAGCAGGTACCAACTTACGTGAGGAGCCTGGCTCTCGTGGAACAAACCAGAACACCCCTGGTAAGCAGGCCAGGGAAGGAGAGCTAGGAAACGATCCAGTAGATGCCTCCATGACAGGATCCCGCATAGGTGGAAACGTGATGGTGCCTTCTAAAAATATAGTAGAAAACATCAACGCTAACGAGAAGCTACAAGTACTTGCCGCGGCTGTGAACCAGGCAGAGATGGTAAAAACACTGAATGGAAGCGGTCCTTATACTGTTTTTGCACCTCAAAGCGAAGCATTTAAGCAGATGCAAAACGGCGGGATTGAAAAAATGGTAGAGGGCGGTAATAGCCAGCAACTGACCTCGTTGCTGCAAAACCATGTAGTGGCCGGTAAACTTACAGCCGCCGATTTAACAGATGGTGCTACGCTGAAAACATTGGGTGGGCAGCAGCTAAGCGTTACGAAGAAAGGTAACGATATATTGGTGAACGGTGCAAAAGTGGTGGAAGCCGATGGTATGAGCACTAACGGGGTGATACATGTGGTAGAAAAGGTGCTGGTAAAGCAGCAGGCACAGTAA
- a CDS encoding dimethylarginine dimethylaminohydrolase family protein, whose translation MIKTIKQYSETHTLQKVIIGRYENYSEAPAYVELVNEDQKNGLPQKEQLKEEFDTFRQVLTEAGVEVLVPDYVGKFVYDQLTPRDLGMVIGEKFLLCNMVKKSRRYESAGIFRYLHDIPGHEANIIIPDSPTCFIEGGDILVDKGNIFVAVSQRTNQEGVAFLEEQFGSEFNVVPVEARTLAEGENVLHLDCMFNPVGGRAALIYEEGFKQVPREILDNYDLIRVNKEQQRELATNILSLSQDRIISRDHSLCKPINEEIRKAGIDVVEIKFDAAPATGGSFRCCSLPLRRG comes from the coding sequence TTGATTAAGACCATAAAGCAGTACAGCGAGACCCATACGCTGCAGAAAGTAATTATTGGCAGGTACGAGAACTACAGCGAGGCGCCGGCTTATGTGGAGCTGGTGAACGAGGATCAGAAGAACGGACTGCCGCAAAAGGAGCAGCTGAAGGAGGAGTTCGATACGTTCAGGCAAGTGCTGACGGAGGCAGGCGTGGAGGTGCTGGTGCCGGATTACGTGGGCAAATTTGTCTACGACCAGCTCACGCCGCGCGACCTGGGCATGGTGATCGGGGAGAAGTTCCTGCTCTGCAACATGGTGAAGAAAAGCCGCCGCTACGAAAGTGCTGGTATTTTCCGCTACCTGCACGACATCCCCGGCCACGAGGCCAACATTATTATCCCCGACTCGCCTACTTGTTTTATAGAGGGTGGCGATATACTGGTAGATAAAGGAAACATCTTCGTGGCTGTATCGCAGCGCACGAACCAAGAGGGTGTGGCTTTCCTGGAGGAGCAGTTTGGCAGTGAGTTTAACGTGGTGCCGGTAGAGGCGCGAACCTTGGCAGAAGGCGAGAACGTGCTGCACCTAGACTGCATGTTTAACCCGGTAGGAGGCAGGGCAGCCCTTATTTATGAAGAAGGCTTTAAGCAGGTCCCACGCGAGATTCTCGATAACTACGACCTGATCAGGGTGAACAAGGAGCAGCAGCGGGAGCTGGCCACTAACATACTTTCGCTGTCGCAGGACCGGATCATCAGCCGCGACCATTCGCTGTGCAAACCAATCAACGAGGAAATTAGGAAGGCTGGAATAGACGTTGTAGAGATAAAGTTTGATGCCGCTCCTGCCACTGGAGGCTCCTTCAGGTGCTGTAGTCTGCCCTTAAGAAGAGGCTAG
- a CDS encoding aspartate kinase: MSSDRIKIFKFGGASVKSAESFRNLAHIVKTKGGERQLLLVVSAMGKTTNALEALLGQAYHQQHFDADFQQLKHYHLQILYELIPQQEHPATQRLEQLFELLYTQLSGITQNDNFDKVYDQTVSFGELFSSSILHYFLTEQDVYNTLVDSRKYIQTDTNWREAKVDWAWSERLIRRDVPALLQEGLVVTQGFLGGTNNGLTTTLGREGSDFSAAIFAYCLDAGSMYIWKDVDGLLNADPKHFPDTVRYPEISYQETVEMAYYGASVIHPKTIKPLANKRIPLYVKSFINPEGEGSRICDCRFEVIAPAYIIKEKQCLLSFGVKDFTFISEKNLGTIFNALSELRIKINLMQNSAISFSICTDYNEDRLHRLIQTLQDQFVIHYNTDLKLYTVKNYDAASISRIIEGKQILLEQRTRTTFQIVSR, encoded by the coding sequence ATGAGTTCAGACAGGATTAAAATATTCAAGTTCGGGGGCGCCTCCGTTAAAAGCGCCGAGTCTTTCCGCAACCTTGCACACATCGTTAAGACGAAAGGTGGTGAGCGCCAGCTCCTGCTGGTGGTGTCGGCAATGGGCAAAACCACTAACGCCTTGGAAGCTCTACTCGGACAGGCCTACCACCAGCAGCACTTTGACGCTGACTTCCAGCAGCTAAAGCATTATCACCTGCAAATACTGTATGAGCTGATACCACAACAGGAACACCCAGCCACACAAAGGCTGGAGCAACTTTTCGAACTGCTGTACACACAGCTGTCTGGGATTACCCAAAATGATAATTTTGATAAGGTATACGACCAAACGGTGAGTTTTGGCGAACTTTTTTCGTCTTCCATTTTGCATTATTTCCTAACAGAACAAGACGTTTATAACACACTGGTAGACAGCAGGAAGTATATCCAAACAGATACCAACTGGCGTGAAGCCAAGGTAGATTGGGCCTGGAGCGAACGCTTGATCAGGCGCGATGTGCCAGCGTTACTGCAGGAAGGGCTGGTGGTAACGCAGGGCTTCTTGGGGGGCACAAACAACGGCCTTACCACTACTTTGGGCCGCGAAGGCTCCGACTTTAGTGCCGCCATTTTTGCCTACTGCCTCGATGCCGGAAGTATGTATATCTGGAAAGATGTGGATGGGCTGTTGAACGCCGATCCGAAGCATTTTCCTGACACCGTACGCTACCCAGAGATTTCATACCAGGAGACCGTGGAGATGGCTTATTATGGTGCCTCCGTTATCCATCCTAAAACCATAAAGCCACTCGCTAACAAGCGCATCCCGCTTTACGTCAAGTCTTTTATCAACCCAGAGGGAGAAGGCTCTAGGATTTGCGACTGCCGCTTTGAGGTAATTGCACCTGCTTATATCATCAAAGAGAAGCAATGCCTGCTATCCTTCGGGGTAAAGGACTTTACTTTTATCTCGGAGAAAAACCTGGGCACCATCTTTAATGCACTGTCGGAGCTGCGGATAAAGATCAACCTGATGCAGAACTCTGCTATCTCCTTTTCTATCTGCACCGATTATAACGAAGACCGCCTGCATCGCCTTATCCAGACGCTGCAAGATCAGTTTGTGATACACTACAACACTGATCTTAAGCTGTATACCGTCAAAAACTACGATGCAGCAAGTATAAGCCGCATTATTGAAGGAAAGCAAATCCTGTTAGAACAGCGCACACGCACTACCTTTCAGATTGTGAGCCGCTAG
- a CDS encoding GNAT family N-acetyltransferase — translation MVNINITRVTPADIDQLQKIGRQTFSETFSAGNTEKNMAKYLDEGFSIEKLTTELNNQSSEFYFATFGDEIVGYLKLNFGQSQTELKDNKALEIERIYVVKDFHGKGVGQLLYEKAIKIARQVDADYVWLGVWEENPRAINFYKKNGFVEFDRHIFRLGDDEQIDIMMKLQLDSKQV, via the coding sequence ATGGTAAACATCAACATAACAAGAGTAACACCAGCCGACATTGACCAACTGCAGAAGATTGGCAGGCAAACATTCTCCGAAACGTTTTCAGCAGGAAACACAGAGAAGAATATGGCAAAGTACTTGGATGAGGGCTTTTCAATAGAGAAACTGACGACCGAACTCAACAACCAAAGCTCAGAGTTCTATTTTGCGACCTTTGGCGATGAGATAGTTGGTTACTTAAAGCTAAACTTCGGACAGTCTCAAACAGAGCTAAAAGACAACAAAGCCCTTGAAATTGAAAGGATTTACGTGGTAAAAGATTTCCACGGGAAAGGCGTAGGGCAGCTGCTCTATGAAAAGGCCATAAAAATTGCAAGGCAGGTAGATGCCGATTACGTTTGGTTGGGTGTTTGGGAAGAAAACCCAAGGGCCATAAATTTTTACAAGAAAAACGGGTTCGTAGAATTTGACAGGCACATCTTCAGGTTAGGCGACGATGAGCAGATAGATATCATGATGAAGCTGCAACTGGACAGCAAGCAAGTATAA
- a CDS encoding class I SAM-dependent methyltransferase, giving the protein MSIQQAYNSWAPQYDTNKNRTRDLEAVALRTTLASINFETCLEVGCGTGKNTEWLVRKAMHVTAVDLSEEMLERARKKVSSNKAEFVQADITQVWSFATQPYDLVSFSLVLEHISDLDHTFKQVAAVLNHGGHVYIGELHPFKQYTGTKARFDTEEGRQEVECYTHHVSDFVQAAKRYGLSLVDLNEYFDENDRTTIPRILTMLLQKV; this is encoded by the coding sequence ATGAGCATACAACAAGCCTATAACAGTTGGGCCCCACAGTACGACACCAACAAGAACAGAACCCGCGACTTAGAGGCCGTGGCCCTGCGCACCACGCTGGCAAGTATAAATTTTGAGACTTGCCTCGAGGTTGGCTGCGGCACAGGTAAGAACACCGAGTGGCTGGTACGGAAGGCAATGCATGTTACTGCCGTAGACCTTTCGGAGGAGATGCTGGAGCGGGCAAGGAAGAAGGTAAGCTCAAACAAGGCCGAGTTTGTGCAGGCTGATATTACCCAGGTCTGGAGCTTTGCAACGCAGCCTTACGACCTGGTAAGCTTTAGCCTGGTGCTGGAGCACATCTCAGATCTGGATCATACTTTTAAGCAGGTGGCTGCGGTGCTAAACCACGGCGGGCACGTCTACATTGGTGAGTTGCACCCTTTTAAGCAGTATACCGGAACCAAAGCCCGTTTCGATACCGAGGAGGGGAGGCAGGAGGTGGAGTGCTATACCCACCACGTGTCAGACTTCGTGCAGGCAGCAAAGCGGTACGGCCTAAGTTTGGTAGACCTGAACGAATACTTCGACGAAAATGACCGGACAACTATACCGCGCATCCTAACCATGCTTTTGCAGAAGGTGTAG
- a CDS encoding Fur family transcriptional regulator, whose protein sequence is MQNLTRDELRQRLLTCGLKATHQRIVVFEAVAALHGHHPTAEDVYQHLKPANPTISLGTVYKTLDTFAETGLIRRVLSEEGSKRYDGNTLVHSHIYCSKTKEIVDFEDPELDQLLIEFFSKRNLENFDIKGFSVQLSGNKVDPEKQISITRVSK, encoded by the coding sequence ATGCAAAACCTGACCCGAGACGAATTACGACAGCGCCTGTTAACGTGCGGCCTTAAGGCCACGCACCAGCGCATTGTTGTGTTCGAAGCGGTAGCAGCATTACACGGGCACCACCCCACTGCTGAAGATGTGTATCAGCACCTAAAGCCAGCTAACCCCACGATTTCGCTGGGTACAGTTTACAAAACGCTGGACACTTTTGCCGAAACAGGCTTGATCCGGCGCGTGCTTTCAGAGGAGGGCAGCAAGCGCTATGACGGGAATACTTTAGTGCATAGCCACATCTATTGCAGTAAAACTAAGGAGATAGTTGACTTCGAGGACCCGGAGCTTGACCAGTTGTTGATAGAGTTCTTCAGTAAGAGAAACCTGGAGAACTTCGATATCAAAGGATTCTCGGTACAGCTCTCAGGTAATAAGGTGGATCCCGAAAAACAAATAAGCATCACACGAGTTTCAAAATAG
- a CDS encoding 3-deoxy-D-manno-octulosonic acid transferase: MKLLYDIGLKAYSTVIALAAPFNQKAKLMQQGRKGQFQKLQQALQQNQAPLVWFHCASLGEFEQGRPVIEAFREAFPEYKVLLTFFSPSGYEVRKNYAGADYIFYLPLDSASNAKRFLDITKPKLAVFVKYEFWHFYLQELQRRSIPVLSISAIFRQEQVFFKGYGDFYRGILRRFTHIYTQNKTSLELLQSINISNASIAGDTRFDRVLQTAASVKTIPLIEAFAAGQEVFMVGSSWPADIEVLLPLTRKYTPSIKFIIAPHEVNEASINTVMQALGEGAVRFSQTSEADAARYKVLVVDNIGMLSSLYSYGTYAYIGGAFGKGLHNTLEAAVFGLPLFFGPKFEKFQEAKDLVALGCAFSVQNAEELLQAFGRVHETQGLRQSITHKEKQYVQEQAGATATIMADVKQLLK; encoded by the coding sequence TTGAAGTTACTCTACGACATTGGCCTGAAGGCTTATAGTACAGTCATTGCCCTGGCAGCTCCTTTCAACCAAAAAGCGAAGCTGATGCAGCAAGGGCGTAAGGGGCAGTTCCAGAAGCTGCAACAGGCTTTGCAGCAGAACCAGGCGCCACTGGTGTGGTTCCACTGTGCCTCACTGGGCGAGTTTGAGCAGGGGCGACCGGTGATCGAGGCGTTCCGGGAGGCGTTTCCGGAGTATAAAGTGCTGCTCACCTTCTTCTCCCCTTCCGGCTACGAGGTACGCAAAAACTACGCGGGAGCCGACTACATTTTCTACCTGCCCCTAGATAGCGCCAGCAACGCCAAACGCTTTCTGGACATCACTAAGCCTAAGCTGGCTGTGTTCGTGAAGTATGAGTTCTGGCATTTTTACCTGCAGGAGCTGCAGCGCAGAAGTATACCTGTACTTTCCATCTCTGCTATTTTCCGGCAGGAGCAGGTTTTCTTTAAAGGCTATGGCGACTTTTACCGTGGTATCCTGCGCCGCTTCACGCACATCTATACCCAGAACAAAACCTCACTGGAGCTGCTGCAAAGTATAAATATAAGCAACGCAAGTATAGCCGGCGACACGCGGTTTGACAGAGTACTGCAGACAGCCGCATCTGTTAAAACCATACCTTTGATAGAGGCTTTTGCTGCCGGGCAAGAGGTGTTTATGGTAGGCAGCAGTTGGCCTGCGGATATAGAAGTACTGCTGCCGCTGACCCGGAAGTATACACCAAGTATAAAATTTATCATCGCGCCGCACGAAGTAAACGAGGCAAGTATAAATACGGTGATGCAGGCCTTAGGCGAAGGGGCCGTGCGTTTCTCCCAGACCTCTGAGGCAGACGCAGCCAGGTATAAGGTGCTGGTGGTTGACAACATTGGCATGCTCTCCTCGCTCTACAGCTACGGCACCTACGCCTATATTGGCGGAGCCTTTGGCAAAGGACTGCACAATACACTAGAAGCCGCAGTGTTTGGGCTGCCGCTGTTCTTCGGGCCAAAGTTTGAAAAGTTTCAGGAGGCGAAGGACCTGGTAGCGCTGGGCTGTGCATTCTCGGTGCAAAACGCGGAGGAACTGCTGCAGGCTTTCGGGCGTGTGCACGAAACACAAGGGCTGCGGCAAAGTATAACTCACAAAGAAAAACAATACGTACAAGAGCAAGCTGGCGCTACGGCAACCATCATGGCCGATGTAAAGCAACTGCTGAAATAA
- the rsgA gene encoding ribosome small subunit-dependent GTPase A → MKGVVVKSTGSWYLVRDEEGKLHRARLRGKFKIKGLKVSNPLAVGDRVEFEVETTGEDTAVIHTIEERENYIIRQSTHKTAYSHIIAANVDLALLIVTLVSPRTSFGFIDRFLVTAEAYDIPATLIFNKIDLYDEDIKNYQRQISHMYAQIGYPSLAVSAANNKGIDDIKAILHGKTTLLSGHSGVGKSSLINLIVPDLELKTSEISYFSDKGVHTTTFAEMFEIDPETFVIDTPGIKELGIVDIPAAELSHFFPEMRERLNQCRFNNCTHFNEPGCAVIEAVRHNEISLTRYESYLSMLHGQDNRK, encoded by the coding sequence ATGAAAGGAGTAGTAGTAAAATCGACGGGATCGTGGTACCTGGTGCGCGACGAGGAGGGCAAATTGCACCGGGCACGCCTGCGTGGCAAGTTCAAGATAAAAGGGCTAAAGGTTAGTAACCCGCTGGCCGTAGGCGACCGCGTGGAGTTTGAGGTGGAGACAACTGGCGAGGACACTGCTGTTATCCATACAATTGAGGAGCGCGAGAACTACATCATCCGACAGAGCACGCATAAAACTGCTTACTCCCACATCATTGCCGCCAACGTAGACCTGGCTCTGCTCATCGTCACGCTAGTATCACCACGTACCTCCTTTGGCTTTATAGATCGTTTCCTGGTAACTGCTGAGGCCTACGATATTCCGGCCACGCTTATCTTCAACAAAATAGATCTGTACGATGAGGATATAAAGAACTACCAGCGCCAGATCAGCCACATGTACGCCCAAATCGGTTACCCAAGCTTAGCAGTGTCTGCTGCAAACAACAAAGGCATAGACGACATAAAGGCTATCTTACATGGAAAGACCACGCTTCTCTCAGGCCACTCGGGTGTAGGCAAGTCATCGCTCATCAACCTCATCGTGCCTGACCTGGAGCTGAAAACCTCCGAAATATCATATTTTTCTGATAAAGGCGTACACACCACAACGTTTGCGGAGATGTTCGAGATTGACCCGGAGACCTTCGTTATCGACACGCCGGGTATAAAGGAATTGGGTATTGTGGATATTCCGGCGGCGGAGCTGAGCCACTTCTTCCCAGAGATGCGTGAGCGCCTGAACCAGTGCCGCTTTAACAACTGCACCCACTTTAATGAGCCCGGATGCGCCGTGATAGAGGCTGTGCGCCACAACGAGATCTCCCTTACCCGCTACGAAAGCTATTTAAGCATGCTGCACGGGCAGGATAACCGCAAGTAA
- a CDS encoding dicarboxylate/amino acid:cation symporter, which translates to MKNLALHWQILIGMALGVLWGMLASSLGLVDFTLDWISPFGTIFINLLKLIAVPLVLVSLITGVSSLSDVSRLSRIGSKTIGIYLGTTVLAVLFGLVLVNVFEPGKAFSPEKREEFKEQFASTTTQRSSAAAAVEQQGPLQPLVDIVPDNIFKSMTNNGSMLQIIFFALLFGIALIMIPPDKAAPVNDFFEGLNLAILKIVDIIMMAAPYGVFALLAGLVVEFAGNDPGAAVELLLVLGYYCIVVTIGLLFMILLVYPVLVMTVGKTKYKHFLKGIFPAQMLAFSTSSSAATLPVTMECAEKNLGINKEITSFVLPLGATINMDGTSLYQAVAAVFIAQAYGIDLSLTAQLGIVMTATLASIGAAAVPGAGIVMLVIVLQQAGIPIEGIALILAPDRILDMLRTTVNVTGDATVSMMVARTEGQLHPPTEITIK; encoded by the coding sequence ATGAAGAATCTTGCTTTACACTGGCAAATCCTGATAGGTATGGCCTTAGGCGTACTATGGGGGATGTTAGCCAGCTCACTTGGCCTGGTCGACTTCACCCTTGACTGGATCAGCCCCTTCGGCACCATCTTTATCAACCTGCTTAAACTTATTGCTGTGCCACTGGTGCTCGTCTCGCTAATTACGGGAGTTTCCAGCCTCAGCGATGTTAGCAGACTCTCCCGCATCGGCTCTAAAACCATAGGCATCTATTTAGGTACAACGGTGCTGGCAGTGCTTTTCGGTCTTGTGTTAGTAAATGTGTTTGAGCCCGGAAAGGCTTTCTCTCCTGAGAAACGGGAAGAATTTAAAGAGCAGTTTGCCTCTACCACCACCCAAAGGTCTTCGGCCGCTGCCGCTGTAGAGCAGCAAGGCCCGCTGCAGCCGCTCGTTGATATTGTTCCTGACAATATCTTCAAGTCTATGACCAACAATGGCAGTATGCTGCAAATCATTTTCTTTGCCCTGCTATTCGGTATAGCCCTGATCATGATTCCTCCGGACAAGGCTGCCCCTGTTAATGATTTCTTTGAGGGGCTTAACCTGGCTATACTTAAGATTGTTGATATTATTATGATGGCGGCGCCTTATGGCGTATTTGCCCTACTGGCAGGCTTGGTGGTAGAGTTTGCCGGCAACGACCCGGGTGCCGCTGTAGAACTACTGCTGGTGCTTGGCTACTACTGTATTGTGGTAACTATCGGCTTGCTGTTCATGATACTACTTGTTTACCCGGTACTTGTCATGACAGTAGGCAAAACAAAGTACAAGCACTTCCTGAAAGGTATTTTCCCGGCCCAGATGCTGGCTTTCTCTACTTCTTCCAGTGCTGCTACACTACCGGTAACCATGGAGTGCGCGGAGAAAAACCTCGGCATTAATAAAGAGATCACCAGCTTTGTACTACCTCTGGGTGCCACGATCAATATGGACGGCACCAGCCTTTACCAAGCTGTTGCTGCAGTATTTATAGCCCAGGCCTACGGCATCGACCTAAGCCTGACAGCACAGCTGGGAATAGTAATGACAGCCACCTTGGCCTCTATTGGAGCTGCAGCGGTGCCTGGTGCCGGTATTGTGATGCTGGTCATTGTGCTGCAACAGGCAGGTATACCGATAGAGGGTATTGCCCTTATACTTGCTCCAGACCGTATTCTGGATATGCTGCGCACCACTGTTAACGTAACCGGCGATGCTACTGTATCGATGATGGTGGCACGCACTGAGGGGCAGCTACACCCGCCTACAGAGATAACAATAAAATAG
- a CDS encoding GNAT family N-acetyltransferase: MPLNIRPIQASDNEPLATLIRQVFREFKIDKPGTVYTDPTTDALYQLFQHPGSTYFVAEENGVIVGGCGVYPTEGLPEGCAELVKFYLAANARGKGIGNKLLQQSIEAAKTLGYKQLYLESFPELARAVSMYEKAGFRPLPHALGNSGHYACNIWMLKEL, encoded by the coding sequence ATGCCCCTCAACATTCGTCCTATTCAAGCATCCGACAACGAGCCGCTGGCAACGCTGATCCGGCAGGTTTTCCGGGAGTTCAAGATCGATAAACCCGGTACGGTGTATACCGACCCTACCACTGATGCTTTGTATCAGCTGTTCCAGCACCCTGGCAGCACCTATTTTGTTGCAGAAGAGAATGGTGTAATAGTAGGCGGCTGCGGCGTTTATCCGACAGAAGGTTTGCCGGAGGGATGTGCCGAGCTGGTAAAGTTTTACCTTGCTGCCAATGCCCGAGGCAAGGGTATCGGAAATAAACTGTTGCAGCAAAGTATAGAAGCAGCCAAGACGCTTGGCTATAAGCAGTTATACTTAGAGTCGTTTCCTGAACTGGCAAGAGCCGTATCAATGTATGAAAAAGCAGGCTTCAGGCCTTTGCCACATGCACTCGGTAACTCTGGCCACTATGCCTGTAATATCTGGATGTTGAAAGAGCTATGA